A genome region from Myroides fluvii includes the following:
- a CDS encoding Crp/Fnr family transcriptional regulator: MDIEQILTAIYPLPEPSLTALKGLCCELHLPKGHIILQADRIEHHIYFIKQGVVRAFSTHDEGEITFWFGEEGSTILSMKNYVEKQKSYENIELLVDCKLYQVNVNELSQHYLTDIHIANFGRKLAEKELMRVEKRIISRSLLSATERYKELITNYPTIIQRVPLKHIASYLGITQVSLSRIRKDVY; the protein is encoded by the coding sequence ATGGATATCGAACAAATTCTTACCGCTATATACCCTTTACCTGAGCCTTCTCTTACTGCTTTGAAGGGACTTTGTTGTGAATTGCATTTACCCAAAGGGCATATTATCTTGCAAGCGGATCGAATAGAGCACCATATTTACTTCATTAAACAAGGGGTTGTTCGTGCTTTTTCTACTCATGATGAAGGAGAAATTACATTTTGGTTTGGCGAAGAAGGCAGTACAATTTTATCGATGAAAAACTATGTAGAGAAACAGAAAAGCTATGAAAACATAGAGCTTCTAGTCGATTGTAAATTGTATCAAGTCAACGTGAATGAATTGAGTCAGCATTATTTAACCGATATTCACATTGCCAACTTTGGTCGAAAATTAGCTGAAAAAGAATTAATGCGAGTAGAAAAAAGAATTATATCTAGAAGCTTACTCTCCGCCACAGAACGATACAAAGAACTGATAACCAACTATCCAACAATTATACAACGCGTTCCCTTAAAACACATTGCTTCTTATTTAGGCATTACGCAAGTTAGCTTGAGTCGCATTCGAAAAGATGTATACTAA
- a CDS encoding HAD family hydrolase, which yields MNKIKVVAFDADDTLWINEPFFKEAEQQFCILMEDYLTHQSISQILFKTQVDNLPLYGYGIKGFTLSMIEAAELISKGTYNTKIIDKVVKIGKELLTKPVELLDDVEDVLKELQAKYRLVVATKGDLKDQHRKLHKSGLGAYFHHIEVMTDKEQIDYEKLLKRLDIQPEEFIMIGNSLRSDVLPVLELGGHAVHVPFHTTWLHEHIDHPIVHDNFKSIKKLSEIKDLL from the coding sequence ATGAATAAAATTAAAGTTGTTGCATTCGATGCAGATGATACACTTTGGATAAATGAACCTTTTTTCAAAGAGGCGGAACAACAATTCTGTATTTTGATGGAAGATTATTTAACTCATCAAAGTATTTCTCAAATTCTATTTAAAACGCAAGTAGATAATTTACCCCTCTATGGTTATGGAATCAAGGGGTTTACACTTTCCATGATTGAAGCAGCTGAACTTATTTCAAAAGGGACTTACAATACAAAAATCATAGATAAAGTTGTCAAAATAGGAAAAGAATTATTGACCAAACCCGTTGAATTACTTGATGATGTGGAAGATGTATTAAAAGAACTTCAAGCGAAATACCGCTTGGTTGTAGCTACTAAAGGGGATTTGAAAGATCAACATCGCAAATTACACAAATCGGGATTGGGCGCTTATTTCCACCATATTGAAGTAATGACTGATAAAGAACAAATCGATTACGAAAAATTACTCAAGCGATTAGATATCCAACCCGAGGAATTCATTATGATTGGCAATTCACTGCGTTCGGATGTATTACCTGTATTAGAATTAGGAGGTCATGCCGTACATGTCCCTTTTCATACGACCTGGTTACACGAGCATATCGATCACCCCATTGTACATGATAATTTCAAATCCATCAAGAAGTTGTCAGAAATTAAAGATTTATTGTGA
- a CDS encoding porin family protein, with protein sequence MKHIIFSLLVLTGLSMKAQDFSEDLKGRTSFSVKAGWLQSTVKGDDVRDLAWDGKVDKRNNFFVGVSVDNSIGTYFGLKHELYYQNYGADFKRELDDHLFHATLEMHSLRLNPISPTFKVGGLQIYAGPYINMLLYSSITSVDEEGNTYKDHGIFGSTADDQEDSKYLQKMDYGITAGIEYQFKFGLILGAQYTRGFASIFDNANTFGVEENTGANDLKIYNQNIGVYVGYRF encoded by the coding sequence ATGAAACACATTATATTTAGTTTACTCGTATTAACGGGGCTTTCGATGAAAGCACAAGACTTCAGTGAAGATTTAAAAGGAAGAACTTCGTTTAGTGTAAAAGCAGGTTGGCTGCAATCCACAGTAAAAGGAGATGATGTACGTGATTTAGCTTGGGATGGCAAAGTAGATAAACGCAATAACTTTTTTGTTGGAGTAAGCGTTGATAATAGTATAGGAACCTATTTTGGATTGAAACACGAACTGTATTACCAAAATTACGGGGCGGATTTTAAACGCGAATTAGATGATCATCTATTTCATGCAACTTTAGAAATGCACAGTTTGCGTTTAAATCCGATTAGTCCAACATTTAAAGTTGGAGGATTGCAAATTTACGCAGGACCCTACATCAATATGTTGTTGTATTCTTCGATTACTTCCGTAGATGAAGAGGGCAATACGTATAAAGATCACGGGATTTTTGGTTCTACAGCAGATGACCAAGAAGACAGTAAATACCTACAAAAGATGGATTACGGAATTACAGCGGGGATAGAGTACCAGTTTAAATTCGGGCTAATTCTAGGGGCGCAATATACACGAGGATTTGCTTCTATTTTTGACAATGCCAATACTTTTGGAGTAGAAGAAAATACAGGTGCCAATGACCTGAAAATCTATAATCAGAATATCGGTGTTTATGTAGGATACCGTTTTTAA